AGTAGAAGAATGCCACGGATTATCACTTGCAAGTAGCAATCCCTGTGCAAATACTAGTCAAGCTCTGGAAAGTTAAGAGATTTTCCTCGTCTCTTATCCATAAAAACTTGGTAATGGATGGACAAGTTAAAAAATGTTTCTCTTTTGTACAATGGTATAGTACTTTTATTTACAGGAGCAAgctagtttaattttttttttctatatctCATGCAAGATTTGTGGACTAAATTGCTACCCAATAACCCTTAAATATTTAGAATCAAATCTACATTATTTCTCTTTaactatttttgttttaattttgattGAAACTGCATACAGATTAATCCCAATATTAATGCTGCAAATTCTTTGAACTTCCAATGATTTCCTCTGGAAATATATCCAAAAGTCGCAAATAGGCTTGCCATTTAAGTCAACTTTGTTAGGCACCCAAAGGCTTTAACTTGATGAAGTAGCTTCCGTCGTATGACTACACAGCTTTTCCaatagggcaaattacattttatccccagtttaacattttttttatataacccccttataatttcaaaaactatacataatcccctcatgatttggattaaagtgtcaaagtgacgaaaATAGTCATTCGTAGTGGAACttttaaaatgtcaaaattaccgttataaatacatgacacactaaCCTCGtatgatttttatgttttaccatataacccccttatgattttcaaaatatacacataaccccccttgattaataaataatttttaactttacataagggtatttttgatattttagacgATTCCAttacgaatgatcattttcgttattttgacactttaattcaaatcatgAGGGCTTTTGAAACAatagggggttatgtaaaaaaaatactaaaccagaggGAGATAAATTGAAATTTGCCCTTTCCAATATCTACACAGCTTCATACGTGAATAATTTTCCACAATGTAAGACCATGTCAATGCAATTGTGTTTTTATTGTACTGAATAAGTTGGTAATAGAAAACATGGTTTAATTTTGGAGTTACAGTATCTAGATTTAAAGAActttatatttgatattttgtaGGTATTTCGTACCTTGCACGATGACACAAAAATTGACACTTGTATTGCTTTAAAAAATTTAAggataaattacatataacccCTGTGATTATTATTGGTTCTCTCCAGCTTTGGTTCGAGATCTTTTGTCTCTTAGGTTCTATATTGGCTCTTCTGTAATTAATCCAGCCACCTGTCTTGGTTTTTCTTGTTAACAAAAGTTtcgctttttcctttttccaattttttcatCGCTACCTCTCCCCTGCAGGACTTCAATTGGGATTTTACTGATTTGGCAAGGAGGGCATACATGGAAGAAGAAGGGATATCAAAATTGCCAGAAGAAATTATACAACACATACTTTGCAATTTCCTCTCAGCTAAAGAAGCAGCCCAAGCAAGATTATTGTCTAAGGCATGGTTGACTGGATGGCAAACATGTCCAGTTCTAACTTTCGAGCAACCTTACTTCGAAAGAGAGTTTGTAACTCCTGATGAACGAAAACGTAAACAACATATGTTCCGGGTTTTTGTGGACAAGGTTTTGCTAAATTACCAGGAAAAGAAGATTGGGATACATACATTCAAGCTTCGGATGAGGCTTGGGTATGACTCATCTGACAATGAATCTGTGAATGAATGGATGAAAGTTGCTGCTGGAAATGGCCTGAAAAAGCTTCATCTCTCTGTTGTGTTTTCTTCGTACATATTGCCTCCGACAATTCTTGAGACAAAGTCCCTTGAAGATTTGTTTCTGCAAGGGTGCATCTTTGAGCACCAACTTAGAGGAGGTGTAATGTGTAGCAACCTTCGGGCGACTGGTTCTCAAGTATGTAAATCTAAGTGATGAAATGCTGCAGAAGATCCTTTCAAGCTGCAGACAGATGGAATTTATGAATATTTTCCGATGTTTGAAGTTAAGAACGATTCAGCTGAACAATCTTGCAAAACTCAAAGAATTGTCTGTCTACTATAATCAAGAGCAGAGTGTTGAATTGATGTGCCGAATTTGGAATCCTTGACTCGTGAGGGTGTTGGATATCTTCATGACAACATGCCCCGAATGAGTAAATTCACTAATCTTAAGCTTTTAGTTTTCGATCATATTGGCATCAGTGACAATTTTTTTGATCATTTTAGGACTAAGTTGCCACACGTTGAGGATTTAAAGATTACTTCTTGTGATCTATTAAACACTGTCAAAATTTCTAGCGAGTCTCTGAAACTCATTCAGTtgaagtttaacaaaaaatTGGAGGAGTTGCAGGTTGATGCTCCAAATATTGTTCGTTTTGCATGTATGGGCGCCAGCATCCCCCGTGTAGGTTTACTGCTTCCTCAAGTAATTGGGAATCGAGAATTCATCTGTTTGTTCCCACTTAACAACCAGATTGACAATTcatggtttgccaaattgagAGATAAGTTAACGAATTTGATCCATTCAAAAATTTATCTAGACATGTGGGTCCCAGTTCTGTAACCTGATATTAGAGGTGAAGCAGTAAAACCGGGACCTGAAATTGAAATGTTATCCATAGAAGCTCCAGCACTAGGAATTGAAGCTCGTGCGGGTCCAGCACTTGTAGATGGATGCTTTTGGAGTTGCCGTCCTAAAGTTATCTGGCAAAGGTGTTGTCATAATAAAACTATTCAGTTCACAGATTTTGTCTACTATCTACTGTTGGAGAGATCGATTCATTGGCGAGAAATTAAGTTTTGGTACAACCATCTAAAGGATGTCAAAGTTGTGATCATGAAGAGGACTGGA
This portion of the Coffea eugenioides isolate CCC68of chromosome 11, Ceug_1.0, whole genome shotgun sequence genome encodes:
- the LOC113752400 gene encoding F-box protein At3g59000-like gives rise to the protein MEEEGISKLPEEIIQHILCNFLSAKEAAQARLLSKAWLTGWQTCPVLTFEQPYFEREFVTPDERKRKQHMFRVFVDKVLLNYQEKKIGIHTFKLRMRLGYDSSDNESVNEWMKVAAGNGLKKLHLSVVFSSYILPPTILETKSLEDLFLQGCIFEHQLRGGVMCSNLRATGSQLRTIQLNNLAKLKELSVYYNQEQSVELMTKLPHVEDLKITSCDLLNTVKISSESLKLIQLKFNKKLEELQVDAPNIVRFACMGASIPRVGLLLPQFTDFVYYLLLERSIHWREIKFWYNHLKDVKVVIMKRTGTKWQPEIFGWKSLLDVEPNNSSGVQRAISFNLEW